In one Neobacillus sp. WH10 genomic region, the following are encoded:
- a CDS encoding EAL-associated domain-containing protein — protein MDALEILSDLENCFPYFQPIFSADEQCVIAYEVLGRYHTEDNVISLGPFFHDDQIPDEYKFEVDILLVNKALEKALEFDENVSIFLNRNSELLMFEHGEPFLQELLAFEKRGFSLNRIVLEISDRNYQGDLDQFDHLVQYYRTYGVKIAIASIGSESHYFERIGQLEPDIIKINLQALKSTATGINFNDVLYSLSLLARKIGATLLFENIEMSYQLQFAWKNGGHYYQGYYLHPPAAEFIRRDFLKYRLKEKFHDFISYEKRKLEAVYTTTEYFQARVQEIVIKNRKSGYDNLFQALIKEMDGIAFRMYVCDENGFQKSANIFKEKNGWSIQSEYLDKNWSWRPYFLENIIKMRHEQKGRLSDLYCDIETGETIRTFSFPVNENDYLFIDISYHYLFEHDQLL, from the coding sequence ATGGATGCATTGGAAATCCTATCGGATCTTGAAAATTGTTTTCCATATTTTCAACCGATTTTTAGTGCTGATGAGCAATGTGTCATTGCATATGAGGTTTTAGGGCGTTATCACACAGAGGATAACGTTATTAGCTTAGGTCCCTTTTTTCATGATGATCAAATTCCTGATGAATATAAGTTTGAAGTGGATATATTGTTAGTGAATAAGGCACTTGAAAAAGCGTTAGAGTTTGATGAGAATGTAAGTATTTTTTTGAATAGAAATTCGGAATTATTAATGTTTGAACATGGTGAACCTTTTTTACAGGAACTTTTAGCATTTGAAAAAAGGGGATTTAGCTTAAATAGAATTGTTCTCGAAATATCCGATCGGAATTATCAAGGTGATTTAGATCAGTTTGATCATCTCGTGCAATATTATCGAACGTATGGAGTAAAAATTGCTATTGCAAGTATTGGAAGCGAAAGTCATTATTTTGAACGAATCGGTCAGCTTGAACCAGATATTATAAAGATCAATCTTCAGGCATTGAAATCTACGGCAACGGGTATAAATTTTAATGATGTATTGTATTCATTGTCGCTTTTGGCAAGGAAAATAGGTGCAACGCTATTGTTTGAAAATATTGAAATGAGTTATCAACTCCAGTTTGCTTGGAAAAATGGTGGACACTATTATCAAGGCTATTATTTACATCCACCTGCAGCAGAATTTATTAGACGTGATTTCTTAAAGTACCGTTTAAAAGAAAAATTCCATGACTTTATCTCATATGAAAAGCGAAAGCTAGAAGCTGTTTATACAACAACAGAATATTTTCAGGCGAGGGTTCAAGAAATTGTAATTAAAAACAGAAAGTCAGGCTACGATAACCTTTTTCAAGCGTTAATAAAGGAAATGGACGGAATAGCTTTTCGAATGTATGTTTGTGATGAGAATGGGTTTCAAAAATCAGCCAATATTTTTAAAGAAAAAAATGGCTGGAGCATACAGTCTGAATACTTAGATAAAAATTGGAGCTGGCGCCCATATTTTTTAGAAAACATCATAAAAATGCGTCATGAACAAAAGGGAAGATTATCTGATTTGTATTGTGATATTGAAACGGGTGAGACCATACGGACTTTTTCATTTCCTGTGAACGAAAATGATTATTTGTTTATCGATATTTCTTACCATTATTTATTTGAACATGACCAATTACTGTAG
- a CDS encoding YkuJ family protein, with product MSQLQGILTRLKNLQEQSNSGEPAQRYFEVNGERKCQVTFHPKTETFELEVYNEKEKPKRYQFDNIDMITIEIFDLIQ from the coding sequence ATGTCACAGCTTCAAGGTATATTAACAAGGTTAAAAAACCTTCAGGAACAATCTAATAGTGGTGAGCCGGCACAACGTTATTTTGAGGTAAATGGTGAAAGAAAGTGTCAAGTAACATTTCATCCAAAAACGGAAACATTTGAATTAGAAGTATATAACGAGAAGGAAAAGCCGAAGCGATATCAATTTGATAATATTGATATGATTACCATCGAAATTTTTGATTTGATTCAATAG
- the cbpB gene encoding cyclic-di-AMP-binding protein CbpB encodes MISLPSGEFLELTIKELMIPSERVAHVQIGNNLEHALLVLSKSGYTAIPVLDPLYKLHGLISTPIIMDSILGLERIEFELLENKRVEEVMKRSIPRVVISESIIVCLDLLVNHPFLCVENEDGFFEGILPRSTVLNQLNKIVKRFKK; translated from the coding sequence ATGATCAGTCTTCCCAGTGGGGAATTTTTAGAACTAACCATAAAAGAATTAATGATTCCATCTGAACGGGTTGCCCATGTGCAAATTGGAAATAATCTCGAACATGCTTTGCTGGTACTCTCGAAAAGTGGATATACTGCCATTCCTGTATTAGATCCACTTTACAAGCTGCATGGGTTAATTAGCACCCCAATTATTATGGATTCCATTCTTGGACTTGAACGAATTGAATTTGAATTGCTTGAAAACAAACGGGTTGAAGAGGTTATGAAAAGATCGATTCCACGAGTGGTAATTTCTGAGTCGATCATTGTGTGTCTAGATCTACTCGTAAACCATCCCTTTCTGTGTGTTGAAAATGAAGATGGATTTTTTGAAGGGATTTTGCCTAGGAGCACGGTTTTAAATCAATTAAATAAAATTGTAAAAAGATTCAAAAAGTAG
- a CDS encoding MDR family MFS transporter — METDYEESAMGSLQKRQTKKPLVLASVMLAMFMGAIEATIVSTAMPAIVADLGGFALYSWVFSAYLLMNSVTVLIYGKLSDLFGRKPILTFGIVIFLIGSILCGFATSMKSLIIFRLIQGFGAGAVTSIATTIVGDIYNPEERAKIQGYLSSVWGISAIAGPAVGGLLVQYVSWHYVFWINIPLGILSLVGLWLYLHENVEKKKHEIDYLGAIFLTITISTLMFVLVEGGGRFGSWQIVSLFILSGLSLIAFIFQEGRASEPVMPFSIWKERSIFIANITSLTTGVILIGISSFLPTFVQGVMEQPPIVAGFTLTMMSIGWPIASTLSGRMLTTIGYRKTSITGGIFLIIGSIAFVTMSASSGPIWAAVGSFLVGVGMGLTSTAFIVSIQSTVGWQQRGIATAANMFMRNLGNTIGAALLGGILNNRMTHYFSQKDGSLSVDDANILLNASDRDKLTESVKGILQDGLTFSLHTVYYVVLTFAFVSLLFILFIPKKNAASD; from the coding sequence ATGGAAACTGATTATGAGGAGTCTGCGATGGGCAGCTTACAAAAAAGGCAAACGAAAAAACCGCTTGTACTAGCATCAGTGATGCTAGCCATGTTTATGGGGGCTATTGAAGCGACGATTGTTTCAACTGCAATGCCGGCAATTGTCGCAGATTTAGGTGGGTTTGCACTTTATAGCTGGGTGTTCTCTGCCTACCTTTTAATGAATTCTGTTACTGTCCTGATATATGGAAAACTGTCTGATTTATTTGGTCGAAAGCCGATTCTTACTTTTGGAATTGTTATTTTTTTAATCGGTTCAATTTTATGCGGCTTTGCCACATCTATGAAGTCACTGATCATTTTTCGATTAATTCAAGGTTTTGGTGCAGGAGCGGTCACATCAATAGCAACAACCATAGTGGGAGATATATACAACCCTGAAGAAAGGGCGAAAATTCAGGGTTATCTTTCAAGTGTATGGGGGATTTCTGCGATTGCAGGTCCGGCAGTCGGCGGTTTGCTCGTTCAATATGTCAGTTGGCATTATGTTTTCTGGATTAATATTCCACTTGGAATCCTGTCATTAGTTGGACTCTGGCTGTACTTGCATGAAAATGTAGAAAAGAAAAAACATGAAATAGACTATCTTGGTGCCATCTTCTTAACGATTACGATTTCAACGCTAATGTTTGTCCTAGTTGAAGGTGGAGGCCGCTTTGGATCATGGCAGATTGTCAGTCTGTTTATTTTGTCAGGACTATCATTGATTGCGTTTATTTTTCAAGAAGGACGGGCTTCTGAACCAGTGATGCCATTTTCAATTTGGAAGGAACGCTCCATTTTTATCGCCAATATCACATCATTAACAACTGGTGTGATTTTAATAGGGATCTCAAGCTTTTTACCGACTTTTGTTCAGGGTGTAATGGAACAACCCCCAATTGTTGCAGGATTTACACTAACCATGATGTCAATCGGCTGGCCAATAGCATCCACACTTTCGGGGCGGATGCTAACCACAATCGGGTACCGGAAAACCTCCATTACTGGTGGAATATTCTTAATTATTGGGAGTATTGCTTTTGTGACTATGTCGGCTTCCTCTGGTCCAATATGGGCAGCAGTGGGCTCCTTTTTGGTTGGTGTGGGGATGGGTCTTACATCCACTGCATTTATTGTCTCGATTCAAAGTACTGTTGGCTGGCAGCAAAGGGGAATTGCTACTGCAGCGAATATGTTCATGCGAAATCTTGGCAACACTATTGGTGCGGCATTGTTAGGAGGAATCCTAAATAACCGCATGACCCATTATTTTAGTCAAAAAGATGGGTCCTTATCAGTAGATGATGCCAATATTCTCTTAAATGCAAGTGATCGAGATAAACTGACTGAATCTGTCAAAGGTATTTTACAGGATGGACTGACGTTTTCTTTACACACTGTTTATTATGTAGTCCTCACTTTTGCTTTCGTTAGTTTGCTATTTATATTATTTATCCCGAAAAAGAACGCAGCCTCTGATTAA
- a CDS encoding LysR family transcriptional regulator yields the protein MSSLTEFQLLSVLAQEMNMRKASERLFVSQPALSQRLQTIEKEWGTKLFIRSQKGLALTPAGEHVIDFVNDVLKKQEKVRETIHSLQAGVSGTLKIAVASIVGQNWLPQVLKKFIDKYPQAKISLITGWSSEILKCLYDDQVHIGIIRGTPDWKGIKVHLFNDPLYLVDREITRPEQVLATDRPFIQFKSDSNYYQEIQDWWMRNFKTSPKRTVVVDQIETCKQMAFNGIGYAILPAITLSRAEKDIFKIPLVDENNKPLKRDTWLLGYESAFQLKQVSAFVELIKEHIAESSED from the coding sequence TTGTCCTCATTAACAGAATTTCAATTATTATCTGTATTAGCACAGGAAATGAATATGCGTAAAGCATCGGAGCGGTTATTTGTATCTCAGCCAGCCCTCTCACAACGGTTACAAACAATTGAAAAAGAGTGGGGGACGAAACTATTTATTCGCTCACAAAAAGGGCTAGCACTAACTCCGGCTGGAGAACATGTCATAGATTTTGTTAACGACGTTCTTAAAAAACAAGAAAAAGTTCGCGAAACCATCCATTCCCTCCAAGCAGGAGTTTCTGGGACATTGAAAATTGCTGTGGCATCCATCGTAGGTCAGAACTGGCTGCCACAAGTCTTAAAGAAGTTCATAGATAAGTACCCGCAAGCAAAAATTTCACTGATAACGGGGTGGAGTAGCGAAATACTTAAATGCTTATACGATGACCAGGTACATATAGGGATAATCCGAGGAACTCCGGATTGGAAGGGGATAAAAGTTCATCTTTTTAACGATCCGCTTTATTTAGTTGATCGGGAAATTACTAGACCTGAACAAGTATTAGCAACCGACCGTCCGTTTATTCAATTTAAAAGTGATTCTAATTATTATCAAGAGATTCAAGATTGGTGGATGCGTAACTTTAAAACCTCACCTAAGAGGACAGTCGTTGTAGACCAAATTGAGACGTGTAAACAAATGGCCTTTAACGGAATAGGCTACGCCATTTTGCCGGCGATTACGCTAAGTAGAGCAGAAAAGGATATTTTTAAAATACCCCTTGTGGATGAGAATAACAAGCCATTAAAACGTGATACATGGCTGTTAGGGTATGAGTCTGCCTTCCAATTAAAGCAAGTTTCAGCCTTTGTTGAGCTGATCAAAGAACACATCGCTGAATCTTCTGAAGATTAG
- the dapD gene encoding 2,3,4,5-tetrahydropyridine-2,6-dicarboxylate N-acetyltransferase → MKMMDANEIISFIQNSKKSTPVKVYLKGELEGINFGSEAKAFINGSTGVVFGEWSEITAALEANKNKIEDFVVENDRRNSAIPLLDTKYINARIEPGVIIRDQVEIGDNAVIMMGAVINIGAVIGEKTMIDMGVVLGGRATVGNNCHIGAGTVLAGVIEPPSAKPVVIEDDVLIGANAVVLEGVTVGTGAVVAAGAVVTKDVPPFTVVAGTPARKIKDIDEKTKSKTEIMQELRQL, encoded by the coding sequence ATGAAAATGATGGATGCTAATGAAATTATTTCCTTTATCCAAAATAGTAAAAAATCTACACCAGTTAAGGTTTATTTGAAAGGTGAATTAGAAGGAATTAATTTTGGGAGCGAAGCAAAAGCTTTTATTAATGGTAGTACAGGTGTTGTCTTTGGTGAATGGTCAGAAATTACTGCTGCTTTAGAAGCAAACAAGAACAAAATTGAAGATTTTGTTGTAGAAAATGACCGTCGCAATTCAGCCATACCATTGTTAGACACAAAATATATTAATGCTCGTATTGAGCCAGGTGTCATTATCCGTGACCAAGTGGAAATCGGTGATAATGCAGTGATCATGATGGGCGCTGTTATTAATATTGGTGCAGTGATTGGCGAAAAAACGATGATTGATATGGGTGTTGTCCTTGGGGGCAGAGCAACAGTCGGGAATAATTGTCACATCGGGGCTGGAACCGTTTTAGCAGGGGTAATTGAGCCGCCGTCTGCAAAACCCGTTGTTATTGAAGATGATGTTCTAATTGGAGCGAATGCCGTGGTACTTGAAGGAGTAACAGTAGGTACAGGGGCGGTTGTTGCCGCAGGAGCTGTAGTAACTAAAGATGTTCCTCCATTTACTGTGGTAGCTGGAACACCAGCAAGGAAAATAAAAGACATTGATGAAAAGACAAAATCAAAGACAGAAATCATGCAAGAACTTCGTCAATTATAG
- a CDS encoding N-acetyldiaminopimelate deacetylase, whose protein sequence is MDPLIKIRRDLHQIPELGFQEFKTQAYLLSYIQSLPQDRISIKKWRTGLFVKIHGLNPAKTIGYRTDIDGLPITEETDLSFSSSHEAKMHACGHDFHMTIALGVLSHFVRNPINDDLLFVFQPAEEGPGGAEPMLKSEEMKEWMPDMIVALHIAPEYPVGTIALKEGLLFANTSELFIDLKGKGGHAAYPHQTNDMVIAACSLVNQLQTIVSRNVNPLDSAVITIGKITGGTVQNIIAEKARLEGTIRTLSPESMKKVKNRIEAVVKGIEIGFECEAVIDYGSMYHQVYNMESITREFINFIQVDPDVRVIECEEAMTGEDFGYMLREIPGFMFWLGVDSPFGLHHAKLNPNEAAIDVAVKVLTNYISYKGN, encoded by the coding sequence ATGGACCCATTAATCAAAATTCGCCGTGACCTTCATCAAATACCTGAATTAGGTTTTCAAGAGTTCAAAACGCAAGCATATTTATTGTCTTACATACAGTCATTGCCTCAAGATCGTATTTCGATAAAAAAATGGAGGACAGGCTTATTTGTAAAGATTCATGGTCTTAATCCTGCAAAAACAATCGGATATAGAACGGATATTGATGGCCTTCCTATAACCGAGGAAACAGATTTATCTTTTTCCTCTTCACACGAGGCAAAGATGCATGCCTGCGGCCATGATTTTCATATGACAATTGCTCTTGGTGTGCTTTCCCATTTTGTACGAAATCCTATTAATGATGACCTTTTGTTTGTTTTTCAACCTGCTGAGGAAGGGCCTGGGGGCGCGGAACCAATGTTGAAATCGGAAGAGATGAAGGAATGGATGCCGGACATGATTGTTGCCCTCCATATTGCTCCAGAGTATCCTGTTGGAACAATTGCCTTGAAAGAAGGGTTATTATTTGCCAATACTTCGGAATTGTTTATTGACCTAAAGGGAAAGGGGGGACATGCCGCCTATCCACACCAAACAAATGATATGGTAATCGCTGCCTGTTCACTAGTCAATCAGCTGCAAACCATCGTTTCTAGAAATGTAAATCCATTAGACAGTGCCGTCATCACTATAGGTAAAATAACAGGTGGAACGGTTCAAAATATTATCGCTGAAAAGGCAAGGCTTGAAGGAACGATTCGGACATTATCACCAGAATCGATGAAAAAGGTTAAGAACCGAATTGAGGCTGTTGTAAAAGGAATTGAAATAGGCTTTGAATGTGAAGCCGTCATTGACTATGGTTCAATGTACCACCAAGTATATAACATGGAATCGATTACAAGAGAGTTTATCAATTTTATTCAAGTGGATCCAGATGTAAGGGTGATTGAATGTGAAGAAGCGATGACAGGTGAGGATTTTGGCTATATGCTTAGAGAAATTCCTGGTTTCATGTTTTGGCTAGGTGTTGACTCACCGTTTGGTCTGCATCATGCCAAATTAAACCCAAATGAAGCGGCGATTGATGTGGCTGTTAAGGTTTTAACAAATTATATTTCGTATAAAGGGAATTAG
- a CDS encoding peroxiredoxin, producing the protein MPERMVGKQAPRFEMEAVMPNKEFKKVSLEENMKNDKWTVLFFYPMDFTFVCPTEITAMSDRYEEFEDLDAVVIGASTDTIHTHLAWIKTDRKENGLGELNYPLAADTNHVVARDYGVLIEEEGIALRGLFIIDPEGELKYSVVNHNNIGRDVDETLRVLQALQTGGLCPANWKPGQSTLNV; encoded by the coding sequence ATGCCAGAACGTATGGTAGGTAAACAAGCTCCACGCTTTGAAATGGAAGCTGTAATGCCAAACAAAGAATTTAAAAAAGTAAGCCTTGAAGAAAACATGAAAAATGATAAATGGACTGTATTGTTCTTCTATCCAATGGACTTTACATTTGTTTGTCCAACTGAAATTACAGCGATGTCCGATCGTTATGAAGAGTTTGAAGATCTAGATGCAGTTGTTATTGGTGCATCAACTGATACCATTCATACGCACCTTGCATGGATTAAAACAGATCGTAAAGAAAACGGTCTTGGCGAATTAAACTATCCACTAGCAGCAGATACTAACCATGTTGTTGCTCGTGATTATGGCGTGTTAATTGAAGAAGAAGGTATTGCTCTTCGCGGCCTTTTCATCATCGATCCAGAAGGTGAATTAAAATATTCTGTTGTAAACCACAACAATATCGGCCGTGATGTAGATGAAACTTTACGTGTTCTTCAAGCATTACAAACTGGCGGTCTTTGCCCTGCAAACTGGAAGCCAGGACAATCAACATTAAACGTATAA
- a CDS encoding TlpA disulfide reductase family protein produces the protein MKLREPMPELTGATEWLNGQVTRDELIGEKPTLIHFWSISCHLCKEAMPQVNQFRDDFKEKLNVVAVHMPRSENDLNLEEIKKVAAEHEITQPIFVDSEHKLTEIFENQYVPAYYVFDREGKLRHFQAGGSGMKMLEKRVNRVLDELEKTE, from the coding sequence ATGAAATTACGCGAACCAATGCCAGAGCTAACCGGGGCGACTGAATGGTTAAACGGTCAAGTAACAAGAGATGAATTAATCGGCGAAAAACCAACATTAATTCATTTTTGGTCAATTAGCTGTCATCTGTGTAAGGAAGCGATGCCGCAAGTAAATCAATTCCGTGATGATTTTAAAGAGAAATTAAACGTGGTCGCGGTTCATATGCCACGATCTGAAAATGATTTAAATCTTGAAGAAATTAAGAAAGTGGCAGCAGAACATGAGATCACACAGCCAATCTTTGTGGACAGTGAGCATAAGCTAACAGAAATCTTTGAAAATCAATATGTTCCTGCCTATTATGTATTCGATCGTGAAGGCAAGCTCCGTCATTTTCAAGCCGGTGGAAGCGGGATGAAAATGCTTGAGAAACGCGTCAATCGTGTTTTAGATGAATTGGAAAAAACTGAATAA
- the tnpA gene encoding IS200/IS605 family transposase has translation MSSDNSLSHTRWNCKYHIVFIPKYRRKIIYGKLRKEIGAILRRLCEMKDVEIIEAHAMPDHIHMLVKIPPKMSVSYFMGYLKGKSSLMIHDRHANLKYNYGNRTFWAKGYYVSTVGLNEKTIAKYIREQEAEDRLRDNMSKREYVDPFKDK, from the coding sequence ATGTCGAGCGACAATAGTTTATCACATACAAGATGGAATTGTAAGTATCACATCGTGTTCATCCCAAAATATAGAAGGAAAATTATTTATGGGAAACTAAGAAAGGAAATAGGTGCGATTCTAAGAAGACTATGTGAAATGAAAGATGTAGAAATTATTGAAGCACATGCAATGCCAGACCATATTCACATGTTAGTCAAAATACCACCGAAAATGTCAGTTTCGTATTTCATGGGATATTTAAAGGGAAAGAGTTCCTTGATGATCCATGATAGACATGCAAATTTAAAATACAATTATGGTAATCGAACATTTTGGGCAAAAGGATATTATGTAAGTACAGTTGGATTAAATGAAAAAACGATAGCAAAGTATATTCGGGAACAGGAAGCAGAGGATCGTTTGCGCGACAACATGAGCAAGCGAGAATACGTTGATCCATTTAAAGATAAATAG
- a CDS encoding DUF4349 domain-containing protein — protein sequence MIKQLKVFLVFIIAIMLGLAGCSSNSKSDSTKMNVGSKTERDSSKAGGGDQAALFSNGKDKDEKTSDTANIEIPNQMVIYKADLQLRVKKFDQTVRSLEEKAQKYGGYIAESTVTKEGKEQLSGSLTIRVPQKHFQNFLHEAEGQAAEVLQRNITGQDVTEEYVDLESRLKSKKVVEERLMTFMNSAAKTEDLLKISADLAAVQEEIETIQGKMKFLENQTSLSTVNITLYENKVIVPDIDQDKLNTWEKTKKQFMKSTNMLLAGLSGLVVFIIGNIPLIGVLLIVCFLFLFYYKKRKNRNSQD from the coding sequence TTGATAAAACAATTAAAGGTATTTCTTGTTTTTATTATTGCGATAATGCTTGGGTTAGCCGGGTGCAGTTCGAATAGTAAAAGTGACAGTACAAAAATGAATGTAGGAAGTAAAACGGAAAGGGACTCATCTAAGGCTGGCGGTGGAGACCAAGCGGCTTTATTCTCTAATGGAAAGGATAAGGATGAGAAAACATCAGATACCGCAAATATTGAGATACCAAACCAGATGGTCATCTATAAGGCTGACCTGCAGCTGCGCGTTAAAAAATTTGATCAAACTGTCAGAAGTTTAGAAGAAAAAGCCCAAAAATATGGGGGCTATATAGCTGAATCCACTGTGACAAAAGAGGGGAAAGAACAATTGAGTGGAAGTCTGACAATAAGAGTACCGCAAAAGCATTTCCAAAACTTTTTGCATGAAGCTGAAGGGCAAGCAGCTGAGGTGCTGCAGAGGAATATTACAGGGCAGGATGTAACAGAGGAATATGTTGACCTTGAATCAAGATTAAAATCTAAAAAGGTTGTTGAGGAGAGGCTGATGACCTTTATGAACAGCGCAGCAAAAACAGAGGATTTATTAAAAATTTCTGCGGATTTAGCGGCTGTTCAAGAAGAAATAGAGACGATTCAAGGAAAAATGAAGTTTTTAGAAAACCAAACATCTCTATCGACTGTAAATATTACCCTTTATGAAAATAAGGTTATTGTTCCGGATATTGATCAAGACAAACTAAATACTTGGGAGAAAACAAAAAAACAATTTATGAAAAGCACCAATATGTTATTGGCGGGCCTATCAGGATTAGTTGTATTTATTATTGGTAACATTCCACTAATTGGAGTTTTGTTAATCGTTTGTTTTCTCTTCCTCTTCTACTATAAAAAAAGGAAAAATAGAAATAGTCAGGATTAA
- a CDS encoding TrkA family potassium uptake protein, whose product MKKSFAVIGLGRFGGSICRTLTDEGMEVLGIDVNEERVNEYAMIASHAVVGDSTDENVLKSLGIRNFDHVIVAIGDDIQASILTTLILKELGVACITAKAQNDYHEKVLRKIGADHVVHPERDMGKRIANNMASSNVVDYLELSAEHSIVEIVANARLGGRTIMDMDIRKKYGLNIVAIKRGEEIIVSPQAKEILYVNDVLIVIGNDSDIDRFERKVLE is encoded by the coding sequence ATGAAGAAGAGTTTTGCAGTAATAGGGCTTGGTCGGTTTGGTGGAAGTATTTGTCGTACTCTAACCGATGAAGGGATGGAAGTGTTAGGTATTGATGTAAATGAAGAACGTGTAAATGAATATGCCATGATTGCTTCCCATGCGGTAGTTGGTGATTCAACAGATGAAAATGTCTTGAAAAGTTTAGGAATTCGTAATTTCGACCATGTGATTGTCGCGATTGGCGATGATATTCAGGCAAGTATACTCACAACTCTTATTCTAAAGGAATTAGGGGTAGCTTGTATTACAGCAAAGGCTCAAAATGATTATCACGAAAAAGTTCTTCGGAAAATTGGCGCCGATCATGTTGTTCACCCTGAAAGAGATATGGGGAAACGGATTGCCAACAATATGGCTTCAAGTAATGTGGTTGACTATTTAGAACTTTCTGCTGAGCATAGTATTGTAGAAATAGTTGCAAACGCAAGACTAGGCGGACGTACTATAATGGATATGGATATTCGTAAAAAATATGGGTTGAATATTGTAGCCATTAAAAGAGGAGAAGAAATTATTGTTTCTCCACAAGCGAAAGAAATCCTTTATGTAAATGATGTTTTAATTGTGATTGGAAACGATAGCGATATCGACAGATTCGAAAGAAAAGTCTTAGAATAA